From Arachis stenosperma cultivar V10309 chromosome 2, arast.V10309.gnm1.PFL2, whole genome shotgun sequence, one genomic window encodes:
- the LOC130962418 gene encoding uncharacterized protein LOC130962418, translating to MLTNEQKFAYDQIIGAVSGLKEGSPLARLISKAKLITWDEAPMISKYCYEALDKCLRDILKCSNSYNAHLTFGGKVVVFGGDFRQILPMISRGSRQDIIQSSINSSYLLHNCKVLKLTKNMRLSLGENNNIQELENFAEWLLKIGDDLAGDITDGESIIHIPSDILIKNFETVLDDLIDFVYPDMLSNLFVENYFKDRAIFAPTLDCVTDVNNKMTAGLPGQERVYLSSDSVCAKEENMEFELDAFSPKILNGINCSGLPPHKLVLKVGAPVMLLRNIDQTNGSCNGTRMQVRRMENHVIECKTLTGNKAKSIVLIPRLNLIPNNETLPVRFQRRKFPVIMSFAMTINKSQGTNSIESWNLPSNASFYPWSIVYCVINGNE from the exons ATGCTAACTAATGAGCAGAAATTTGCATACGATCAAATAATTGGTGCTGTTAGCG GTCTAAAGGAG GGAAGTCCTCTTGCAAGGCTAATATCCAAAGCCAAATTAATCACATGGGATGAAGCTCCAATGATAAGTAAGTATTGTTACGAAGCTTTAGACAAATGCCTCAGAGACATCTTAAAGTGCTCAAATTCGTATAATGCTCATTTGACATTTGGAGGTAAAGTTGTTGTTTTCGGAGGAGATTTTAGACAAATTTTACCTATGATTTCCAGAGGCTCAAGGCAAGATATAATTCAGTCTTCTATTAATTCTTCATATTTGTTGCATAACTGTAAGGTTTTGAAGCTTACAAAAAACATGAGATTGTCACTAGGTGAAAATAACAACATACAAGAACTCGAAAATTTTGCagaatggctactcaaaattgGTGATGATTTGGCTGGTGATATAACAGATGGTGAATCGATCATTCATATACCATCTGACATTTTGATTAAGAACTTTGAGACAGTTTTGGATGACCTCATTGATTTCGTGTATCCAGATATGTTATCCAATTTATTCGTTGAAAATTATTTCAAGGATAGAGCAATTTTTGCACCAACTTTGGATTGTGTCACTGATGTCAATAATAAGATGACTGCAGGATTACCTGGACAAGAAAGAGTCTACTTAAGTTCAGACTCTGTGTGTGCTAAAGAGGAAAATATGGAATTTGAGTTAGATGCTTTCTCGCCGAAGATTCTAAATGGAATAAATTGTTCAGGTCTACCACCACACAAGTTGGTTCTGAAGGTTGGCGCTCCTGTTATGTTGCTGCGGAATATAGACCAAACTAATGGTTCGTGCAATGGAACGAGGATGCAAGTTAGAAGAATGGAAAATCATGTGATAGAATGCAAGACTTTAACTGGTAACAAAGCTAAAAGTATTGTTCTTATCCCAAGACTGAATCTAATTCCAAATAATGAAACATTGCCGGTCAGGTTTCAAAGAAGAAAATTCCCAGTTATCATGTCATTTGCAATGACAATAAATAAGTCTCAAGGGACAAACTCTATCGAAAGTTGGAATTTACCTTCCAATGCCAGTTTTTACCCATGGTCAATTGTATATTGCGTTATCAATGGTAACGAGTAA